From a region of the Dictyostelium discoideum AX4 chromosome 2 chromosome, whole genome shotgun sequence genome:
- the fnkC gene encoding FNIP repeat-containing protein (meprin and TRAF homology (MATH) domain-containing protein), translating to MDNNNSNNKNNEESNNIVIPILSEKEKKHLYEFEIIRILKKDEFSTTCKAKKLSGQFNEKRVNFCIIKIIKKRVKKFDSKKNEIIIEIDPRKEREILEKIKHICVLEYYGYSEDEDNGYIYTEYIQGGIDIVETVTNKLLKEHSHSFQSEDIIRRCAFQLVLLLNHLHNNLHIIHGNINTDNVLIADQEFSLKLFDFSLSKDISYYSKDNNNNNNNNNNNNNNNNNNNNNNNNNNNNNNANNSNNNTLNNLSIVNNNSSSSSNDNSSEAEGGGGGGEASITSTISTILSGSSSSQLSTPSTSLESSFSLEINLNDSSCYLIAPEIRNQQKITSKGLSKKSDIWGLGCLLLLMVGGDPKITTNFEPTIPYHLSNNCKNFIQKCLIQDPYHRWDTNLLLTHKFIEKTSFENSCNNQNNSSTTTTTTINTYSIENEENILLINGSNGMNEFEEIPNYITTLKFQESFNMEIVNEMFTDSIVHLEFPQGFNKLDFNELPDFLSTLIYHGEFNIESNYHSKSLKPRDIPKSIIHLQLPNYNLKIRRNSIPDQTKFLILGSDLGENEIQSLINLPPSIIDLEFGCDLELILNFLTQEMIPSNITSLKINSQQIFLPFKRSNPFGLTNNIGNNNSNNGEQFNIPIDELPLSKDINDLMILETVEINNLNQLNSNKLLTLTNRVGKLIFSKEFDEPLTIGCIKSRSITSLKFNKGSRFNQLLVVGCLPVNLTSLEFGDRFNQALSVGCIPPKVTHLKFGRCFNQPLKLGVIPDSCTFIQFGSQFNQSLEPMVIPSSVKELIFGSQYNQPTIQGTFPDRIKKLVFSDDHDQFHSQDTLPKSLVHLEFGESQNFNQILFNQSSSNLIPSLTPPPPIYQKLTTFIFNGYFTVPLKVFDLPLSITHLELPQYNDILEKDCIPSFVKTLVLGSSFTIIESFINLPKSITSLSFGCDENVIGLINQSLIPPNCNTLKINGQSISLPITQTLQIFKNPILPTESSLILSQQQQQQQQQQQMDLSVEYENQNFLTTNTLNQGSWIISINNFSNRKDQFYSPIFSLIGSNWRCKFYSNGKDASTSGKLSIFISNCDLLNNPFTIFLEKSISYKLTLINQKNPNESIQKSSSHTFSIKEFNHGYGSFIGLFSLLNPNNGFLVNNTIKVRIDAAPTSPLVNTYDKYNIGLNQAFSYSVPMMSKKSEPFISPIFMSCGRKWIIKIYPMGQPSSNYMSVFLEYRDEGEENVHFSLELISQLYPEQSIKYWVQYRFNSKSNSFGYPKFIGVSTLMDPDMGFLVNDTIILNVSILQLKPIKKSFGFL from the exons atggataataataatagtaataataaaaataatgaagaaagtaataatattgtaataccaattttaagtgaaaaagaaaaaaaacatttatatgaatttgaaataataagaatattaaaaaaagatgaatttTCAACAACATGTAAAGCAAAGAAATTAAGTGGTCAATTTAATGAGAAACGAGTTAATTTttgtattataaaaattattaaaaagagaGTAAAGAAATttgattctaaaaaaaatgaaattataattgaaatCGATCcaagaaaagaaagagagATATTAGAAAAGATTAAACATATTTGTGTTTTAGAATATTATGGGTAtagtgaagatgaagataatgGGTACATATATACAGAATATATTCAAGGTGGTATTGATATAGTTGAAACTGTGACtaataaactattaaaagAACATTCTCATTCTTTTCAATCTGAAGATATAATTAGAAGATGTGcttttcaattggttttattattaaatcatttacatAACAATTTACATATTATTCATGGTAATATAAATACtgataatgttttaataGCTGATCAAGAATTtagtttaaaattatttgattttagtttatcaaaagatataagttattattcaaaagataataataataataataataataataataataataataataataataataataataataataataataataataataataataataataatgctaataatagtaataataatacattaaataatttaagtattgttaataataatagtagtagtagtagtaatgataatagtagtgAAGCAgaaggtggtggtggtggtggtgaagcATCAATTACATCAACGATTTCAACTATATTATCAGGATCATCAAGTTCACAAttatcaacaccatcaacatcattagaatcttcattttcattagaaatcaatttaaatgattcatcATGTTATTTAATTGCACCAGAGATTAGAAATCAACAAAAGATAACAAGTAAAggtttatcaaaaaaatcagATATTTGGGGATTaggttgtttattattattaatggttGGTGGTGATCCAAAGATTACAACAAATTTTGAACCAACAATACCATATCATTTATCAAACAAttgtaaaaatttcattCAAAAATGTTTAATTCAAGATCCATATCATCGTTGGGatacaaatttattattaactcataaatttattgaaaaaacttcatttgaaaattcatgtaataatcaaaataatagttcaacaacaacaacaacaacaattaatacatattcaattgaaaatgaagaaaatatattattaattaatggatCAAATGGTATGAATGAATTTGAAGAGATACCAAATTATATAACTACATTGAAATTTCAAGAATCATTTAATATGGAGATTGTAAATGAAATGTTTACAGATTCAATTGTACATTTAGAATTCCCTCAaggttttaataaattggattttaatgaattaccAGATTTTTTATCAACATTGATTTATCATGGTGAATTCAATATTGAGAGTAATTATCATTCGAAATCTTTAAAACCAAGAGATATACCAAAGAGTATCATTCATTTACAATTaccaaattataatttaaaaattcgtAGAAATTCAATACCTGATCAAACAAAATTCTTAATATTAGGTTCTGATTTAGGTGAGAATgaaattcaatcattaattaatttaccacCAAGTATTATAGATTTAGAATTTGGTTGtgatttagaattaattttaaattttttaacacAAGAAATGATACCATCAAATATTAcaagtttaaaaattaattctcaacaaatatttttaccatttaaaaGATCAAATCCATTTGGTTTAACtaataatattggtaataataatagtaataatggtgaacaatttaatataccaattgatgaattaccattatcaaaagatattaacgatttaatgatattagaaactgttgaaattaataatttaaatcaattaaattcaaataaattattaacacTTACAAATAGAGTTGGTAagttaatattttcaaaagaatttGATGAACCATTAACAATTGGTTGTATTAAATCAAGATCAATTACATCtttgaaatttaataaaggTTCAAGATTTAATCAACTATTGGTAGTTGGTTGTTTACCTGTAAATTTAACAAGTTTAGAATTTGGTGATCGATTTAATCAAGCACTATCGGTTGGTTGTATTCCACCAAAAGTTACTCATTTAAAGTTTGGtagatgttttaatcaacCTTTAAAACTTGGTGTAATTCCTGATTCTTGTACTTTTATTCAATTTGGTTCACAATTTAATCAATCATTAGAACCAATGGTTATACCATCATCagttaaagaattaatatttggtTCACAATATAATCAACCTACAATTCAAGGCACATTTCCTGATAGAATTAAGAAGTTGGTATTCTCTGATGACCATGATCAGTTTCATTCACAAGATACATTACCAAAATCTTTAGTACATTTAGAATTTGGTGAAAGTCAAAATTtcaatcaaattttattcaatcaatcttcttcaaatttaattccatcattaacaccaccaccaccaatctatcaaaaattaacaacatttattttcaatggtTATTTCACAGTACCTTTAAAAGTTTTCGATTTACCATTATCGATAACTCATTTAGAGTTACCACAATATAATGATATCCTTGAAAAGGATTGTATACCTTCATTTGTTAAAACTTTAGTACTTGGTTCatcatttacaattattgaatcatttataaatttaccaaaatcaataacttcattatcatttggttgtgatgaaaatgtaattggtttaatcaatcaatcattaATACCACCAAATTGTAatactttaaaaattaatggtCAATCAATAAGTTTACCAATAACTCAAACtttacaaatttttaaaaatccaattttACCAACTGAATCTTCTCTAATATtatctcaacaacaacaacaacaacaacaacaacaacaaatggaTCTATCAGTTGAatatgaaaatcaaaattttttaactaCAAATACTCTAAATCAAGGTTCATggataatttcaattaataatttttcaaatcgTAAAGACCAATTTTATTCTCCAATTTTCTCTTTAATTGGTTCAAATTGGCGTTGTAAATTTTATAGTAATGGTAAAGATGCTTCTACAAGTGGTAAACTTTCAATTTTCATTAGTAAttgtgatttattaaataatcctttcactatttttttagaaaaatcaatatcttataaattaactttaattaatcaaaaaaatccaaatgaatcaattcaaaaaa gtTCATCTCATACATTTagtattaaagaatttaatcaTGGATATGGTTCATTTATtggattattttcattattaaatccaaataatggatttttagtaaataatacaataaaaGTTAGAATCGATGCAGCCCCAACTTCACCATTAGTTAATACTTATGACAAATATAATATTGGATTGAATCAAGCCTTTAGTTATAGTGTACCAATGATGTCAAAAAAGAGTGAACCATTTATATCACCAATTTTTATGAGTTGTGGAAGAAAatggattattaaaatctatCCAATGGGTCAACCTTCTTCAAATTATATGTCGGTGTTTTTAGAGTATAGAGATGAAGGTGAAGAAAATGTCCATTTCTCTCTAGAGTTAATTAGTCAATTATATCCAGAACAATCCATAAAATACTGGGTACAATATAGATTCAACTCTAAAAGTAATTCATTTGGTTATCCAAAATTCATTGGTGTTTCAACTCTTATGGATCCTGATATGGGCTTCCTTGTTAATGATACcattattttaaatgtttcaattttacaacttaaaccaataaaaaaaagttttggatttttataa
- a CDS encoding microtubule interacting and transport domain-containing protein (Similar to MIT), with amino-acid sequence MADTTLLLQKSYTLIQQAAISDRNGQYSIALNLYTNGLEGLMSALKLEKNDRVIQTLKIKITEYFNRAEQLKDIIKKGYVAPPLPTTNQSCHDCVASPPPTPSHYQPPQPVYRPTAPTAPPPSQYHPIPTNTDDLILPSVPTFNPLPTPPPPFNPSVTNNISSTNSSSTNSSSSSSLGLVSSKKIENGSIGNSYETLFGDKLIGSTWIKVEDPYIRTRHQIDNFVKLIELVISKCIFKDLKSQSDSSFKLQKPSTKFKIDLTTSTESQQQEDELKLTFYQLKDQISTQYNIVFNYQFSSTIHDRSIECSNGYLIK; translated from the coding sequence atGGCAGAtacaacattattattacaaaaatcTTATACATTAATTCAACAAGCAGCGATAAGTGATAGAAATGGTCAATATAGTATagcattaaatttatatacaaATGGATTGGAAGGTCTTATGTCTGCTTTGAAATTGGAAAAGAATGATAGAGTAATAcaaacattaaaaataaagataacaGAATATTTCAATAGAGCggaacaattaaaagatataataaAGAAAGGTTATGTTgcaccaccattaccaacAACAAATCAATCGTGTCACGATTGTGTcgcatcaccaccaccaacaccatcacattatcaaccaccacaacctgTATATAGACCAACTGCACCAACTGCACCACCTCCATCACAATATCATCCAATACCAACAAATACcgatgatttaatattaccaAGTGTTCCCACTTTCAATCCACTACCaactccaccaccaccatttaaCCCATCTgttacaaataatatatcatcgacaaattcatcatcaacaaattcatcatcatcatcatcgttaGGATTAGTTTCaagtaaaaaaattgaaaatggttcaattggtaattcaTATGAAACATTATTtggtgataaattaattgggAGCACGTGGATAAAAGTTGAAGATCCATATATTAGAACTAGACATCAAATTGATAactttgtaaaattaatagaattGGTAATATCaaaatgtatttttaaagatttaaaatctcAATCAGATAGTAGttttaaattacaaaaaccATCAACTAAATTTAAGATTGACCTAACTACATCAACTGAATcccaacaacaagaagatgaattaaaattaacattCTATCAACTTAAGGATCAAATTTCGACACAATATaatatagtttttaattatcaattttcaaGTACTATTCACGATCGTTCAATTGAATGTAGTAATGGTTATCTCATAAAATAA